The Anolis carolinensis isolate JA03-04 chromosome 1, rAnoCar3.1.pri, whole genome shotgun sequence genome window below encodes:
- the ccnt2 gene encoding cyclin-T2 isoform X1 — MAAASSAAGSGPGASSAAAAAAAACRGAGGSRWFFSREQLESTPSRRCGVEADKELSYRQQAANLIQDMGQRLNVSQLTINTAIVYMHRFYMHHSFTKFNRNIISPTALFLAAKVEEQPRKLEHVIKVANACLHPQEPQPDTKSDAYLQQAQELVILETIMLQTLGFEITIEHPHTDVVKCTQLVRASKDLAQTSYFMATNSLHLTTFCLQYKPTVIACVCIHLACKWSNWEIPVSTDGKHWWEYVDPSVTLELLDELTHEFLQILEKTPSRLKRIRNWRANQAARKPKGDGQSSENSLLGSSLVQNSMLVDAVAGVSANASFQKQPTSTFPAPVPLNSGSISVQDSQDNLAILAAGMPSTSYTLATHQEWPQHQEQTRTEQMYAHKQEASLPGQFSLSFQPGAPLQLHAGLHHRGEKLSEHSATLKAGNKHHGHVAPAIMPQKMTLDKYREKRKLETLELDVREHYMGTEQPFKKHQTQAACNSSVTSPIKMKIPLANAEKAEKHMADKKEKGGSLKLRIPIPPTEKNSSKEDLKMKIKVSSSERHSSSDEGSGKSKHSSPHVSKEKHKDLFTNRHHGASHKHSHSHTGGSSSGSSKHSNDGLVPAVLRSPVGLSSDGNSSSSGSSRKKLYSNDASHNHHSKMSKSSKSAGSSSSSSSVKQYVSSLNSVFNLPLPPPPPVAYQVGYGHLSTLVKLDKNPVENGPEASHEYSTNSQHMDYKDTFDMLDSLLSAQGMNM, encoded by the exons CTCTCAACTTACAATTAATACTGCAATTGTTTACATGCACAGGTTTTATATGCATCATTCATTCACAAAGTTTAATAGAAAT ATTATATCTCCTACTGCATTATTTTTGGCTGCAAAAGTGGAAGAGCAGCCACGAAAACTCGAACATGTTATCAAAGTAGCAAATGCCTGCCTTCATCCTCAAGAACCACAGCCGGACACAAAGAGTGAT gcATACCTTCAGCAGGCCCAAGAACTGGTTATACTTGAAACAATAATGCTTCAAACTTTAG GTTTTGAGATTACCATTGAGCATCCGCACACAGATGTTGTGAAATGTACGCAGTTAGTAAGAG CAAGCAAGGATTTGGCACAGACATCATATTTCATGGCTACCAACAG TCTGCACCTTACTACATTTTGTCTTCAGTACAAGCCGACTGTGATAGCATGTGTCTGTATACATTTGGCTTGTAAGTGGTCCAACTGGGAGATCCCTGTATCAACTGATGGAAAACATTGGTGGGAATACGTAGATCCTTCTGTTACTTTAGAGTTGCTTGATG aGCTAACACATGAATTTCTTCAGATATTGGAGAAAACGCCTAGTAGGCTAAAGAGGATTCGAAATTGGAGG GCTAACCAGGCTGCCAGGAAGCCTAAAGGAGATGGCCAATCATCAGAAAATTCTCTTCTTGGATCATCTTTGGTTCAGAATTCCATGTTGGTAGATGCTGTTGCTGGTGTGTCGGCAAATGCAAGTTTTCAAAAACAGCCGACATCCACATTTCCTGCTCCAGTTCCTCTGAACTCAGGAAGTATTTCTGTTCAGGACAGTCAAGACAATTTGGCAATACTAGCAGCAGGAATGCCAAGTACCTCATATACTCTAGCGACGCACCAAGAATGGCCTCAGCACCAAGAACAAACAAGGACAGAACAGATGTATGCTCATAAACAGGAGGCTTCATTGCCTGGTCAGTTCAGCCTAAGCTTCCAGCCAGGTGCTCCGTTGCAGTTACATGCAGGATTACATCACAGAGGTGAAAAGCTCTCTGAACATTCGGCCACACTTAAAGCAGGAAACAAACATCATGGGCATGTTGCCCCTGCGATAATGCCTCAGAAAATGACATTGGATAAATacagagagaaaaggaaactAGAAACGCTTGAACTGGATGTCAGAGAACACTATATGGGTACAGAACAGCCCTTCAAAAAACACCAGACTCAAGCAGCATGTAACAGTTCTGTAACGTCCCCTATTAAAATGAAAATCCCCCTCGCAAATGCTGAAAAAGCTGAAAAACACATGGCTGACAAAAAGGAGAAGGGTGGGTCGCTGAAGTTGCGGATACCCATTCCACCCACAGAAAAGAACTCAAGTAAAGAGGATCTGAAAATGAAGATCAAGGTCTCTTCCTCCGAGCGGCACAGCTCCTCGGATGAGGGAAGCGGGAAAAGCAAGCACTCGAGCCCCCATGTTAGCAAGGAAAAGCACAAGGACCTTTTCACAAACCGCCATCATGGTGCCAGTCATAAGCATTCCCATTCTCATACTGGTGGCAGTAGTAGTGGCAGCAGTAAGCATAGTAATGATGGATTGGTCCCCGCTGTTCTGAGGAGTCCGGTTGGCTTGAGCAGCGATGGCAATTCCTCGAGTTCCGGCTCTTCGAGGAAGAAGCTGTACAGCAATGACGCTTCTCACAACCACCACTCCAAAATGAGCAAAAGTTCCAAAAGTGCAGGTAGTTCCTCTAGTTCTTCCTCTGTTAAGCAGTATGTATCCTCTCTCAACTCTGTTTTTAACCttcccttaccccctcctccccctGTCGCATACCAGGTGGGCTACGGACATCTCAGCACCCTCGTGAAACTGGACAAGAACCCAGTGGAGAACGGTCCTGAGGCCAGTCACGAGTACAGTACAAACAGCCAGCATATGGACTACAAAGACACATTCGACATGCTGGATTCCCTGTTAAGTGCCCAAGGAATGAATATGTAA